A genome region from Senegalia massiliensis includes the following:
- a CDS encoding GyrI-like domain-containing protein, translating into MEITKCIKKSFSVIGKEGSTNEGKGFIQKLWADANSNFAEVSPLAKKDESGNLLGIWGAMSDLSRSFNPWEDNFTKGLYLAGVEVIDNAQAPQGWMKWTIPSYEYIYVKNESQNTFTEVIEYLKENNIKLIGAAHDYTCPEDGQEYIFFPIRRV; encoded by the coding sequence ATGGAAATAACAAAGTGCATAAAAAAGTCATTTTCAGTCATAGGTAAAGAAGGTTCTACAAATGAAGGAAAAGGTTTTATTCAGAAGTTATGGGCTGATGCTAATTCTAATTTTGCAGAAGTGTCACCATTAGCGAAGAAAGATGAAAGTGGAAATCTTCTTGGAATATGGGGTGCAATGTCCGATTTATCCCGTTCCTTTAATCCTTGGGAGGATAATTTCACAAAAGGACTTTACCTTGCAGGTGTTGAGGTTATAGACAATGCTCAAGCACCACAAGGTTGGATGAAATGGACAATTCCATCATATGAGTATATTTATGTCAAGAATGAAAGTCAAAATACATTTACTGAAGTTATAGAGTATTTGAAAGAAAACAATATCAAACTTATAGGTGCAGCTCATGATTATACCTGTCCTGAAGATGGACAAGAATATATTTTTTTCCCAATACGAAGAGTATGA
- a CDS encoding tyrosine-type recombinase/integrase — MYTLSFFVLGIKIALRISGLLKLKWVNVLKNKKRFKDICIIEGETNKERRIKLNKTSKNDLKELLDYSMDHYIFKSREGNMLFQSGIDTFYKLLNSYFLFWLY, encoded by the coding sequence ATTTATACTTTATCCTTTTTTGTTTTAGGAATTAAGATTGCTCTTAGAATCTCAGGTTTACTTAAGCTTAAATGGGTTAATGTATTAAAGAATAAGAAGCGTTTTAAGGATATTTGTATAATTGAAGGTGAAACTAATAAAGAAAGAAGAATTAAGCTAAACAAGACATCAAAAAATGATCTTAAAGAGCTTTTGGATTATTCCATGGATCATTATATTTTCAAGTCTAGAGAGGGAAATATGTTATTCCAATCAGGAATAGATACATTCTATAAATTATTGAATTCTTATTTTTTATTTTGGCTCTATTAA
- a CDS encoding GNAT family N-acetyltransferase, translating into MKMLIDTRLNDFKIRFAEEKDIPLILKFIKELADYEELLHEVIATEEILMDSLFKKKTAEVIIGEYENEPVSFALFFHNFSTFLGRPGIYLEDLYVRPEMRGKGMGKIMLSYLAKLAIERNCGRLEWWCLDWNKSSIEFYKQMGAIPMDEWTVYRVTDGALDNLAVKFDK; encoded by the coding sequence ATGAAAATGTTAATTGATACTAGATTGAATGATTTTAAAATAAGATTTGCAGAGGAGAAAGATATTCCCTTGATTTTAAAATTTATAAAGGAATTAGCTGATTATGAAGAGTTGTTACATGAAGTTATAGCAACAGAAGAAATTTTAATGGATTCTTTATTTAAAAAGAAAACTGCTGAGGTTATTATTGGTGAATACGAAAATGAACCAGTATCTTTTGCATTATTCTTTCATAATTTTTCTACTTTTTTAGGAAGACCAGGCATTTACTTAGAAGATTTATATGTTAGACCTGAAATGAGAGGAAAGGGAATGGGAAAAATCATGCTTTCTTATCTTGCTAAATTAGCAATTGAAAGAAATTGTGGAAGATTAGAATGGTGGTGTCTAGATTGGAATAAGTCTTCAATTGAATTTTATAAGCAAATGGGAGCTATTCCAATGGACGAATGGACAGTATATAGAGTAACTGATGGTGCTTTAGATAATTTAGCTGTTAAATTTGATAAATAA
- a CDS encoding YesK family protein has translation MQYMFTSKRKKVDKMDASILEVWFPLFFIGIIFTIGILAISFKVSRTFLYSISLILSLICIILFLFSITVIRRWEGLAIGFIAISSLIGTWIGTIIGMLIKK, from the coding sequence ATGCAATATATGTTTACAAGCAAAAGAAAGAAGGTTGATAAAATGGATGCATCAATTTTAGAAGTCTGGTTTCCTTTATTTTTTATAGGAATTATATTTACTATAGGTATCTTAGCTATCTCTTTTAAAGTTTCAAGAACATTTTTATATTCAATATCTCTTATATTGAGTTTAATTTGTATTATCTTGTTTCTTTTCAGTATAACTGTTATTAGACGTTGGGAAGGATTAGCAATAGGATTTATTGCCATAAGTTCTTTGATAGGTACATGGATAGGCACTATTATTGGAATGCTAATAAAAAAATAA
- a CDS encoding four-helix bundle copper-binding protein, translating into MAIVGNIGNDNMQKCIDECVRCLRACEECLTLCMNEEDVKKMVSCMKILRDCIDICDTAIGFMARGSEHAVHICKECAEICDACAAECEKMNTDHCIKCAEICRSCADECRQMVG; encoded by the coding sequence ATGGCTATAGTTGGAAATATAGGTAATGATAACATGCAAAAGTGTATTGATGAATGTGTAAGATGTTTAAGAGCATGTGAAGAATGTCTTACTCTTTGTATGAATGAAGAAGATGTAAAGAAAATGGTATCTTGTATGAAGATATTAAGAGATTGCATAGATATCTGTGACACTGCTATTGGATTTATGGCTAGAGGTAGTGAACATGCCGTTCATATTTGTAAAGAATGTGCAGAAATTTGTGATGCGTGTGCAGCTGAATGTGAAAAAATGAATACAGATCATTGCATAAAATGTGCTGAGATATGTAGAAGTTGTGCAGATGAATGTAGACAAATGGTAGGATAA
- a CDS encoding MATE family efflux transporter: MKNSTDLLKDDIKGLFFKYVSAAVAGMVMNSLYILADTIFIGRWIGPRGLAALNIAIPVFNLLFATALLFGVGGATAISVSLGKKDYDKVNIIFTLSMTFIIGFGLIYTILGSVFLEEISYILGAESTNIELVKDYLRVVFMFGFSFLLVYGMTPLVRNDKAPRLAMMATILGGLTNMIFDWLFIVIFGWGMKGAAIATVFSAFTSIIILLSHFVSGFASLKFTKIKFDFSILKRIIKNGIPSFIIEASSGIVIVSFNLVILSLIGEIGVASYGIIANLSLICVYIFTGLSQGLQPLISINYGAGLYSRVKKIRTMGMLSAFIFGFAFFIVGNLFPEQLISLFTEGSEELITIATRGIRIYFVAFVIMGVNIVIGTYFQSIELSNFSTMITLSRGVVMLLLSLFILSYIFNMNGVWLSVPVAEFTTLLFGVILLKKESYNLK, encoded by the coding sequence ATGAAAAATAGTACAGATTTATTAAAAGATGATATAAAAGGTTTATTTTTTAAATATGTATCTGCTGCAGTTGCTGGAATGGTAATGAATTCATTATATATACTAGCTGATACTATATTTATAGGTAGGTGGATAGGACCTCGTGGTCTTGCTGCACTTAATATTGCTATACCTGTTTTTAATTTATTATTTGCTACTGCACTTTTATTTGGAGTGGGTGGTGCTACTGCTATTTCCGTATCCTTAGGTAAAAAGGATTATGATAAAGTAAATATAATATTTACCTTATCTATGACATTTATAATAGGATTTGGACTTATTTATACAATACTTGGAAGTGTATTCTTAGAAGAAATTTCATATATTTTAGGAGCAGAGAGTACAAATATTGAACTTGTAAAAGATTATTTGAGAGTAGTATTTATGTTTGGATTTAGTTTTTTACTAGTATATGGAATGACACCACTTGTTCGTAACGATAAAGCACCAAGACTTGCCATGATGGCTACAATATTAGGTGGATTAACTAATATGATTTTTGATTGGTTGTTTATAGTTATTTTTGGCTGGGGTATGAAAGGTGCTGCTATTGCAACAGTATTTTCAGCATTTACTAGTATAATTATATTATTAAGTCACTTTGTTAGTGGATTTGCATCATTGAAATTTACAAAAATTAAATTTGATTTTTCTATACTGAAAAGAATAATTAAAAATGGTATCCCAAGTTTCATAATAGAGGCATCATCTGGTATAGTAATTGTTTCATTTAACTTGGTTATTTTAAGTTTAATAGGTGAAATAGGAGTAGCTTCCTATGGTATAATAGCTAATTTATCCCTTATATGTGTATATATATTTACAGGGCTTTCACAAGGATTACAGCCTCTTATAAGTATAAATTATGGTGCAGGATTATATTCACGAGTAAAAAAGATAAGAACTATGGGGATGTTATCAGCATTTATATTTGGATTTGCATTTTTTATTGTAGGTAATTTATTTCCTGAGCAATTGATTTCTCTTTTTACTGAAGGAAGTGAAGAACTTATAACTATAGCTACAAGAGGAATAAGGATATATTTTGTGGCTTTTGTAATAATGGGAGTTAATATTGTAATAGGAACATATTTTCAATCCATAGAATTATCTAATTTTTCAACTATGATTACATTATCTCGTGGAGTAGTAATGTTACTTTTAAGTTTATTTATATTATCATATATTTTTAATATGAATGGAGTTTGGTTAAGCGTACCAGTAGCAGAATTTACTACACTTTTATTTGGTGTAATATTACTAAAAAAAGAATCTTATAATTTAAAGTAA
- a CDS encoding HD-GYP domain-containing protein, with protein sequence MDGLHIGNDETFIEKFIQGETNLSLIARGDGAEIMVQNIEKDKHFFIEPGESNELMEFFYILEGKIKFKIDEEEKILSKNEYFYVHELKDTIKLKSLENVKLLYITTKPVFHYLSENINDLINLSKKSQEKDMYTHNHGYRVQQYSIEIANKLDLSDDMVERIAYASLFHDIGKINVPDEILKKPSSLTKEEFDEIKKHPADGAKLVEKTYFKELSRVINEHHEKIDGSGYPQGLKGEEICLEARIISIADSFDAMTSDRPYRKGMTPSQALAEIKKYAGIHYDKKLVKIFANILYKNEGVK encoded by the coding sequence ATGGATGGCTTACATATAGGAAATGATGAAACTTTTATAGAAAAATTTATACAAGGTGAAACTAATCTTAGTCTTATAGCACGTGGTGACGGTGCAGAGATAATGGTTCAAAATATAGAGAAAGATAAACATTTTTTTATAGAACCTGGTGAATCAAATGAGCTTATGGAGTTCTTTTATATATTAGAAGGAAAGATTAAATTTAAAATAGATGAGGAAGAAAAGATACTTTCTAAAAATGAATATTTTTATGTACATGAATTAAAGGATACAATTAAATTGAAATCTTTAGAAAACGTGAAATTACTATATATAACTACTAAACCAGTATTTCATTATTTAAGTGAAAATATAAATGACTTAATTAACTTATCAAAAAAAAGCCAAGAAAAGGATATGTATACTCATAATCATGGATATAGAGTTCAACAATATTCAATAGAAATAGCAAACAAATTAGATTTGTCAGATGATATGGTTGAAAGAATAGCATATGCTTCACTTTTTCACGATATAGGTAAGATAAATGTACCAGATGAAATACTTAAAAAGCCATCATCCCTTACAAAGGAAGAATTTGATGAAATAAAAAAACATCCTGCAGATGGAGCTAAATTAGTAGAAAAAACATATTTTAAAGAACTATCAAGAGTTATAAATGAGCATCATGAAAAAATAGATGGTTCAGGTTATCCTCAAGGATTAAAGGGAGAAGAAATATGTCTAGAAGCCCGAATAATATCAATAGCTGATTCATTTGATGCTATGACATCTGATAGACCATATAGAAAAGGAATGACTCCTAGTCAGGCTTTGGCTGAAATAAAAAAGTATGCTGGAATACATTATGACAAGAAATTAGTAAAAATATTTGCTAATATATTATATAAAAATGAAGGTGTAAAGTAA
- a CDS encoding glycosyltransferase family 2 protein, producing the protein MNLENIVYYINVFFFIYMFIYAIVFFFTTSFSAINLDDFFIRKKHMSYSMISNKLNYIPISILVPAYNEEITIIETINSLMDLDYPEYEIIVINDGSDDKTLEKVIEHFNLSRISKPFRKLVNSEEITSIYENQSDKKIVLVNKENGGKSDALNAGINISKYPLFVCVDADSMLQKNSLERIVQPFLEDSSTIAVGGNIKVSNQIVIKNGKIKNINPPKKSIVLFQIIEYFRVFLNSRVFFDRLNANLIISGAFGIYRKSAVINVGGYTKGLIGEDMEIVVKMHAFYRKNKLPYKMNYVPDAICWTQVPENLKVLKNQRVRWHIGMGESLRRHKYMFLNTHYGLVGMLSFPYFLFFEFISPVLEVLGVSTIIISFFIGIINFRFFIFYLLFYIGFNVVISIISVLLEKYLFKKTIPMKFMFKLFVFCMLESFGYRQICSFYRIIALFKLKNKKWGEMERVEQKS; encoded by the coding sequence ATGAATTTAGAGAATATAGTTTATTATATAAATGTATTTTTCTTTATATACATGTTTATATATGCTATAGTATTTTTCTTTACTACAAGCTTTTCAGCAATAAATTTAGATGATTTTTTTATACGTAAAAAGCATATGAGTTATTCTATGATTTCAAATAAGTTGAATTATATACCTATATCTATACTTGTACCTGCTTATAATGAAGAAATTACAATTATAGAAACAATAAATTCATTAATGGATTTAGATTATCCAGAATATGAAATTATAGTTATAAATGATGGTTCAGATGATAAAACCTTAGAGAAAGTAATAGAACATTTCAACTTAAGTAGGATATCTAAACCCTTTAGAAAATTAGTTAATTCAGAAGAAATAACTAGTATATATGAAAATCAATCGGATAAAAAAATAGTTTTAGTTAATAAAGAAAATGGTGGAAAATCTGATGCATTAAATGCAGGAATAAATATAAGTAAATACCCATTATTTGTATGCGTGGATGCAGACTCTATGTTACAAAAAAATTCACTTGAAAGAATAGTACAGCCCTTCTTGGAAGATAGTTCTACAATAGCAGTTGGTGGTAATATAAAAGTTTCTAATCAAATAGTTATAAAAAATGGTAAAATTAAAAATATAAATCCGCCTAAAAAAAGCATTGTGTTATTTCAAATAATAGAATATTTTAGAGTATTTTTAAATTCAAGAGTATTTTTTGACAGATTAAATGCTAATTTAATAATATCAGGTGCTTTTGGGATATATAGAAAGAGTGCTGTAATAAATGTAGGAGGATATACAAAAGGATTAATAGGGGAAGATATGGAAATAGTTGTTAAAATGCATGCATTTTACAGAAAAAATAAATTACCTTATAAAATGAATTATGTACCTGATGCTATATGTTGGACTCAAGTACCAGAAAACTTAAAGGTTCTAAAAAACCAAAGAGTAAGATGGCATATTGGTATGGGAGAGAGTTTGAGACGTCATAAATATATGTTTTTAAATACCCACTATGGATTAGTAGGTATGCTTTCCTTTCCATATTTTTTATTTTTTGAATTTATATCTCCTGTTTTAGAGGTTTTAGGTGTTTCAACTATAATAATATCATTTTTTATAGGAATTATAAATTTTAGATTCTTTATATTTTATTTATTGTTTTATATAGGATTTAATGTAGTAATTTCAATAATATCAGTTCTTTTAGAAAAATATTTATTTAAGAAGACAATACCTATGAAATTTATGTTTAAGTTATTTGTATTTTGTATGTTAGAGTCCTTTGGATATAGACAAATATGTTCATTTTATAGAATAATAGCATTATTTAAATTAAAAAATAAAAAATGGGGTGAAATGGAAAGAGTGGAACAAAAATCTTAA
- a CDS encoding HEAT repeat domain-containing protein, which yields MEVYIVIISFIVFVIMLFIVSIYLISSIIYNNLANKTINKKVNKLQSIMYNKLSNDKGMNEEDIEQIKKISSTKLGLRAFYLAYKDYINDNGYDFTIKEYINRIISYEKIRKNSIVRDKYKKSYILYLLSEFRIDSEKTRQISLESLQDDSIYIRNNSLKLIQNIGDVELALQAINIINNTEKYFNEKILLDFSDNFKGDIDILDKKLLDTLDNYNIKLKTKIIEHYSNRKNDSLEIRDSMLNYISTSDDKDVIISSTRYFKRVIDNRVANILNKNLKNEHWEVRAISAKVICKYPNKKAIDILKQTIGDNNYFVRYNSAFSLISMEEKDQIMEELLNHHDRFAKDILAYVMFVNNIIDFESYNNYKEKFAVQGG from the coding sequence TTGGAAGTTTATATAGTTATCATATCTTTTATAGTTTTTGTAATTATGCTTTTTATAGTAAGTATTTACCTAATATCATCAATTATTTATAATAATTTAGCAAACAAAACAATAAACAAAAAAGTAAATAAGTTACAATCTATTATGTATAATAAACTGTCTAATGATAAGGGAATGAATGAAGAAGATATTGAACAAATAAAAAAAATATCATCTACAAAATTAGGGCTTAGAGCTTTTTATTTAGCATATAAGGATTATATAAATGATAATGGATATGATTTTACAATAAAAGAATATATAAATAGGATAATTAGTTATGAAAAAATAAGAAAAAATAGTATTGTAAGGGACAAGTATAAAAAAAGTTATATATTATATTTATTATCTGAATTTAGAATTGATAGTGAAAAGACTAGACAAATTAGTTTAGAATCTTTACAAGATGATTCTATTTATATAAGAAACAATTCATTAAAACTAATTCAAAATATTGGAGATGTAGAACTAGCATTACAAGCAATAAACATTATAAATAATACTGAAAAATACTTTAATGAAAAAATATTATTAGATTTTTCGGATAATTTTAAAGGTGATATTGATATACTTGATAAGAAATTATTAGATACATTAGATAATTATAATATAAAATTAAAGACAAAAATAATAGAGCATTATTCAAATAGAAAAAATGATAGTTTAGAAATTAGAGATTCAATGCTAAATTATATATCAACAAGTGATGATAAAGATGTAATTATCTCATCAACTAGATATTTTAAACGAGTAATAGATAATAGAGTAGCTAATATTTTAAATAAGAATTTAAAAAACGAGCATTGGGAAGTTAGAGCAATAAGTGCTAAGGTTATATGCAAATATCCTAATAAAAAAGCTATAGATATACTCAAGCAAACCATAGGAGATAATAATTACTTTGTAAGATATAATAGCGCATTTTCTCTTATTAGTATGGAAGAAAAGGATCAGATAATGGAGGAACTATTAAATCACCATGACCGATTTGCAAAGGATATTTTAGCATATGTAATGTTTGTAAATAATATTATAGATTTTGAATCTTATAATAATTATAAAGAAAAATTTGCTGTGCAAGGAGGTTAA
- a CDS encoding CotH kinase family protein — MRNQKIIKKNKKIKYYIISFFLLLMIFIFVYFIKITIDIEETKGEDENINVDKEDNVGKNNLPIIVIDTNGEKIETNNSVNDLNGKLITKSSPKIKSKFKLYDVYNFPEEVSIEEDITINVRGQSSLKFPKKQYTIRFIDDKNREKPIKLLGMSKHDKWVLNSSYGDKSLIRNYIGFKLARDIQDYAPRTRFVEVYLNDDNNMNFEEDYIGVYILIEKIERDEERVDIQKAEEKYKDVSFIIARDKIKEDDIVLKNDWSYLEEKYIINNEGVVNRRTSLTPVYPSSKKLSIKYKNKIVDYINDFEYLLRSNDFDDKKYGYRQYIDIDSFVNYAMVNEIVKNIDGGEVSAYFHKDIGGVMKAGPVWDFDLSLSNTDVEEVNEPTGFRIVDTIWFERLFQDNYFANRYKINYKKYRNSIWKTEKINKMIDDAVKQIGDAAYRNQKKWYPNDTPEDYQKEIDNIKKFLSERLEWMDRNVHLVKRLRQNTID, encoded by the coding sequence ATGAGAAATCAGAAAATAATAAAAAAAAATAAAAAAATTAAATATTATATTATTTCTTTTTTTTTATTACTAATGATATTTATATTTGTTTATTTTATTAAAATTACTATAGATATTGAAGAGACTAAAGGTGAAGATGAAAATATAAATGTTGATAAAGAGGATAATGTAGGTAAAAATAATCTACCTATAATTGTGATAGATACTAATGGTGAAAAAATAGAAACTAATAATAGTGTTAATGATCTAAATGGCAAGTTAATCACAAAATCTTCTCCAAAAATAAAATCAAAATTTAAATTATATGATGTTTATAATTTTCCTGAAGAAGTTAGTATTGAAGAAGATATAACTATAAATGTACGTGGACAATCATCTTTAAAGTTTCCTAAAAAGCAATATACTATTAGATTTATAGATGATAAGAATAGGGAAAAGCCTATTAAGTTATTAGGTATGAGTAAGCATGATAAATGGGTTTTGAATAGTTCTTATGGAGATAAAAGTTTAATTAGAAATTATATTGGCTTTAAATTAGCTAGAGATATACAAGACTATGCACCTAGAACACGATTTGTAGAAGTTTATTTAAATGATGATAATAATATGAACTTTGAAGAAGATTATATAGGAGTCTATATTTTAATTGAAAAAATAGAAAGAGATGAGGAAAGGGTGGATATACAAAAAGCGGAAGAAAAATATAAAGATGTAAGTTTTATTATTGCAAGAGATAAGATTAAAGAAGATGACATAGTTTTAAAAAATGATTGGAGCTATTTGGAGGAAAAATATATTATAAATAATGAGGGAGTAGTAAATAGAAGAACTTCTCTTACTCCAGTTTATCCTAGTAGTAAAAAGTTAAGTATTAAATATAAAAATAAAATAGTAGATTATATAAATGATTTTGAATATCTTTTAAGATCAAATGATTTTGATGATAAAAAATATGGATATAGACAATATATTGATATAGATTCATTTGTTAATTATGCTATGGTAAATGAGATAGTAAAAAATATAGATGGTGGAGAAGTTAGTGCATATTTTCATAAAGATATTGGCGGTGTTATGAAAGCAGGACCCGTATGGGATTTTGATTTAAGTTTATCAAACACTGACGTAGAAGAAGTAAATGAACCTACAGGATTTCGAATTGTAGATACAATATGGTTTGAAAGATTGTTCCAAGATAATTATTTTGCTAACAGATATAAGATAAACTATAAAAAATATAGAAATAGCATATGGAAAACAGAGAAAATAAATAAGATGATAGATGATGCAGTTAAACAAATTGGAGATGCAGCTTATAGAAATCAAAAGAAATGGTATCCAAATGATACACCTGAAGATTATCAAAAGGAGATTGATAATATAAAGAAATTCTTATCTGAAAGATTAGAGTGGATGGATAGGAATGTCCATTTAGTAAAAAGACTTAGACAAAATACTATAGATTAG
- a CDS encoding DUF4956 domain-containing protein, producing the protein MKETIYNLLYEGTSSSSPMFSIQNMIVALILGILVCITYRITYSGVAYNKRFNTSLMMLTLITTMVMNILASSLALSLGMVGALSIIRFRTAVKDPRDTTYIFWAIAIGLGAGSSNYYVVAIGSIFVVIISLILSFGFKDSNSYLIIVRGNLESLETVRSSLFQIYKACKLRAETVTENHIEIVYQIKIRKNENIKEYEKLKSIEGVEFVNMVAQDGETLG; encoded by the coding sequence TTGAAAGAAACAATTTACAATTTATTATATGAAGGAACATCATCTTCATCACCTATGTTTTCTATTCAAAACATGATAGTTGCACTTATACTAGGAATTTTAGTTTGTATTACATATAGGATAACATATAGTGGTGTTGCATATAATAAGAGATTCAATACATCCCTTATGATGTTAACATTGATAACTACAATGGTTATGAATATATTAGCAAGTAGTTTAGCGCTTTCTTTAGGGATGGTAGGAGCACTTTCTATTATAAGATTTAGAACTGCAGTTAAAGATCCAAGAGATACAACGTATATATTTTGGGCTATAGCTATTGGACTTGGTGCTGGTTCTTCTAATTATTATGTAGTAGCAATAGGATCAATTTTTGTAGTAATTATTAGTTTAATTTTAAGTTTTGGGTTCAAAGATTCAAATAGTTACTTGATTATAGTTAGAGGGAATTTAGAGAGTCTTGAGACAGTTAGGTCATCACTTTTTCAAATATATAAGGCTTGTAAACTAAGGGCTGAAACTGTAACAGAAAATCATATAGAAATTGTATATCAAATAAAAATTCGAAAAAATGAAAATATAAAAGAATATGAAAAACTAAAAAGTATTGAAGGTGTAGAATTTGTTAATATGGTAGCTCAAGATGGAGAAACATTAGGATGA
- a CDS encoding polyphosphate polymerase domain-containing protein, producing MSENILSVSRKELKYKINFMQYVKLSYVLSSALTSDKNNGVDGYTVRSLYFDTYNNMDFYDKLNGVENRKKIRLRLYRYDSDKVKLEIKKKYGDNQQKKTVWIDRLDAEELIKCNYEVLKKYKSNIANTIYNIMKIDSMKPVVLIEYKRKAFVHAMNNIRLTLDSQIHASETNFDFFAKNPIMNPVENFYYPLLEVKFNGFIHKWIADLIKIHSLNKQSFSKYVESRKIFHQYMA from the coding sequence ATGTCAGAAAATATTTTATCTGTTTCAAGAAAGGAACTTAAATATAAAATTAATTTTATGCAATATGTTAAGTTATCATATGTTTTATCTTCTGCTTTAACATCAGATAAGAATAATGGAGTTGATGGATATACTGTTAGATCATTATATTTTGATACATATAATAATATGGACTTTTATGACAAATTAAATGGTGTTGAAAATAGAAAGAAAATAAGACTTAGACTATATAGATATGATTCAGATAAGGTAAAGCTTGAAATTAAAAAGAAGTATGGTGATAATCAACAAAAGAAAACTGTCTGGATAGATAGATTAGATGCTGAAGAACTGATAAAATGTAATTATGAAGTACTTAAAAAATATAAATCCAATATAGCAAATACAATATATAATATTATGAAGATAGATTCTATGAAACCTGTAGTATTAATTGAATACAAGAGAAAAGCATTTGTACATGCCATGAATAATATAAGACTTACTTTAGATAGTCAAATACATGCAAGTGAAACAAATTTTGATTTTTTTGCTAAAAATCCAATAATGAATCCAGTGGAAAATTTTTATTATCCATTGTTAGAAGTTAAATTTAATGGGTTTATTCATAAATGGATAGCTGATTTAATAAAGATTCATTCTTTAAACAAACAATCATTTAGTAAATATGTAGAATCAAGAAAAATATTTCATCAATATATGGCATAA